The DNA region AGGCGGCACACGTCGGCCACCTTGCGCACTTCCTTGAACTCGTGGTGGTCGAGCAGCGTGACCGCCGAGAAATCCAGCACCACGGCATGCTGGCGCCCCGAGAGCAGGCGTTGCGACAGCACCTGCGTGAAGCGCTGCATGCTCTCGTCGCCCAGATCCGGGCGCATGCTGACGACGATGCAATCGGCGACGTCGGCGATGCCCAGGTCGTTGCTTTCCAGCTCCATGACCGCCTCCTAGAGCGCGGACCCGACTCGCTTGAGGGCGATCTCGAAGGCGTCGCGCAGGGTGGCGGTGGTGCGGATGTCGCCCACCGAGACGCCCAGCTCCACCATGGTCCGGGCGATGGCCGGGGACACCCCGGAGATGATCGCCTCGCAGCCCATGAACTGGGTGGCCTTGGTGATCTTGATCAGCTGGTTGGCGACACCGGTGTCCACCGTGGCGACGCCGGCGATGTCCAGCACGAAGACCCGGGCGCGGGTCTCGGCGATCTTGGTCAGCGACTTGTTCATCACGTCGGCGGTGCGCATGGAGTCGATGATGCCCACCAGCGGCAGGAGGAGGATGCCGTCCCAGATGGGGGTGACCGGGGTGGACATCTCCTGCAGCGACTTGTGCAGCTCCTCGCGCACCCGGGCGGCTTCCTCGGCCTCCTCCATCGCCTGCTTGAGGCGGCGGTTCTGCTCGACCTGGGCGGTGATGTCGGTGGCGAACTTGACGATCTTGCAGGGCTTGCGGTCCAGGTCCAGCACCGGGTTGTAGGAGCCTTGGATCCAGACCTCGTGCCCGTCCTTGGCCACCCGGCAGAACTCGCCGGCCAGGTATTCGCCGCGCCGCAGGGTGTCCCAGAAGGCGCGGTAGTCCGCCGATTGGGCGTAGTCCGGGTCCACCAGGAGGCGGTGGTGCTGGCCCTTCAGTTCCTCCAGCTGGTAGCCCACGGTCTCCAGGAAGCGCGGGTTGGCGTCGAGGATGGTGCCGTCCAGCGCGAACTCCACCTTGCCCATCACACGGCTCAGGGCATTGATCTGGCCTTCGAAGTTGGCGGTGACCTGCTTCTTCTCGGTCAGGTCGATGGCGTATTCGAGGATGCGCTGGGTGCGCCCCTCGGCATCGCGCAGCGGGCAATAGCCGCCACGCAGCCAGACGTCCCGCCCCTGGCTGTCGCGGTAGTGGAGCTCCCCTTCCCAGGCCTGGCCGTTGCGCAGGTTCTCCCAGAGCGCCTCGTAGGCCGGGGCGCGGCTCTCGTCAGGAGGAAGCAGGATGCGATGGGACTGACCGCGGAGGTCGGCCAGGTCGTACCCCGTGATACGGAGGAAGCGTGGATTGGCGTCCAGTATCCGGCCGTCCGGGGAGACCTCCAACCGGGTCATCACCTGATCGACGGCGCCCAACTGGGCCTGAGCAAAGGCAAAAGCAGAAGCAGAAGCAGAGTCGAACTGATCAGAGGAAGCTTGAACGTCCATGGTCTCTCCGAAAGGAAGAGGTGTTGACTCAGGGCTACAGGAGTTATAGCCCAGCGGCAGCGATTGCGAGGGGGCAGCGCCGACCGCCCGACCGGCGCTTCGCCGGGGGCAATGGAACAGGCTCCGGATCGGCGCGCGCGGTGCTCGGTCGCCCCGTCCCTGGGGCGCGAGGGGTCAGGGTTGCTCCAGCGCCACCACCAGGGCCTTGAGGAAGCGCGCGGCCTCGCCGCCGGTGACGGCACGGTGGTCGAAGGTCAGCGACAGCGGCAGGATCGGGTGCACCGCCGGCTTGCCCTCCCAGGCCACCACTTCGTCGCGGATGCCACCCGCACCGATGATCGCCACCTGGGGCGGCACCACCACGGGGTTGGCGTAGCGGCCGAACAGGGTGCCGAAGTTGGACAGGGTGAGGGTCGCGCCCATCATTTCCTGCGGTGGGATGGAGCGCGCCTGGACGTCCGCGCGCAGCCGCGCCATGCCGGCCCTGAGGTCTTCGGCGCTGCGCCCGCCGACATCCCGCAGCACCGGGACGAACAGGCCGTCGGGGGTGTCGACGGCGATGCCGAGGTCGAGCTTGTCGTGCCGGCGGATGGACAGCACGCGGCCGTCGAACCAGCTGTTGAGGATGGGCTCGGCCTCGCAAGCGGCGGCGATGGCCTTGCCGAGGCGGATCAGCGGGTCACGCGCCAGCGCCCAGCGGTGCAGGTCGGCGTCGCCGTAGATCGTCACCGGCACCACCTCGGCGTGGGAACGCGCCATGTTGATCGCCATGCTGCGGCGCACACCGCGCAGGCGCTCGCCACCGAAGCGGTCGCGGGCGCTCTGCGCGGCGGCCTCGACATCGGCCCGGGTGACCAGGCCGTCCGCACCGCTGCCCTGCAGGCCGGCCAGCTCGACGCCCAGCCGTTGCGCCAGCTGGCGCACCGCCGGGGTGGCACGGGGCGCGAGGTGTTCGCGGGTGGACGGCGCGGCGCCGACGAAGAAGACATCGGCGCGCGCATCGCCACCGCCCTCCAGGCGGCCGACCACGGTGCCGGCGTCGCTGTCCTCGCCCTCGTAGGCCAGCAGCGGCTCGCCGACATGGAGGATGTCGCCCTCGCGACCGAACAGCTTGGCCACCACGCCGTCCTGGGGCGCGGGGATGTCCACCAGGGCCTTGGCGGTTTCCACCGAGACCACCAGCTGGTCGGCATGCACGCTGTCGCCGGCCTTGATGTGCCACTCGACGATCTCGGCCTCCTGCAGGCCTTCGCCGAGGTCGGGCAGTTTGAAATGTTTCATGGTCGTCTCCTCGGCTCGTCAGGCGTAGTCCAGCACCCGTTCGCAGGCCGCGAGGATGTCCTCGGGGCTGGGGATGTAGAGCGGCTCCAGGCGGTACAGGGGCGGCGGGATGTCCGGCGCGGTGACGCGCTGGATCGGCGCCTGCAACTCGAGCAATGCCCGTTCGTAGAGGCTGGCGGCGATCTCCGCGCCCACCCCGCAGGAGCGCGGCGCCTCGTGCACGATCACGCAGCGCCCGGTCTTGCGCACCGAGGCTTCGAGGGTGTCGAGGTCCAGTGGCTTGATGCAGGCGACATCGATCACCTCGGCGCTGATGCCCTGCTCCTCCAGGCGCTGGGCGGCCTGCAATGTCTCGTGGACGCTGGCGCCCCAGCTGACGAGGGTGATGTCGCTGCCCTCGCGCAGGGTGAAGCAGCTGTCCAGGGGCAGGCGCTGGCCGTCGTCCACCAGCGGTTGCGGGTTCATCCGGTACAGCCGCGTAGGTTCGAGGAAGACCACCGGGTCCGGGTCGTCGATGGCTGCCAGCAGCAGGCCGTAGGCGCGGGCCGGCGATGAGGGGATGACCACGCGCACGCCGGGGATCTGCGCGAAGATCGCCTCGGTGCTCTCGCTGTGGTGCTCCGGCGCACGGATGCCGGCGCCCATGGGGCTGCGCAGCACCATGGAGCAGCCGAGGCGGCCCCGGGTGCGGTTGCGCATGCGGCTGGCGTGGGACACCAGGTGCTCCATGGCGGCGTAGATGAAGCCGAGGAACTGGATCTCCATCACCGGCTTCAGGCCCTGGGCGGCCATGCCGACGCAGAGCCCGGCGATCATGGTTTCCGCCAGGGGCGTGTCGATCACCCGCTTGAAGCCGAAGGCCTCGCGCAGGCCGAGGGTGGCGCGGAACACGCCGCCGTTGACGCCGACGTCCTCGCCCAGCACGACGACGTTCTCGTCCTCTTGCATGGCGCGGTGCAGGGCCAGGTTGACGGCCTCCAGCAGGGCGCGCCTTTCCAGGGTCACGGGCTTATTCATGGCGGTTCACCTCGCGGCGGGCGGCACGCTCCAGGAGCATTTCGCGCTGCTCGGCCAGGGGTGCCGGCCAACTGGCATAGACATGGTCGATGACGGACTCCACCGGCTGGGTGCCGGCCGACTCGAAGCGCTCCACCGCCGCCTGGACCTCCTTCTGGCACTCGGCGATCAGCGCCTGCTCGCGGCCCTCGTCCCACACCGCATTGGCGGCGAGGTAGGCCTGCAGGCGCTTGATGGGTTCCTCCTGCCAGGCCTTCTTCACCTCGTCGGCGCTGCGGTAGCGGGTGGCGTCGTCGGCGGTGGTGTGGTCGCCCAGCCGGTAGCTGATGCATTCCAGCAGCACCGGGCCCTTGCCGTGGCGGGCCCGGTCCAGCGCCGCGCGCACGCGGTCGTAGACGGCGAGCATGTCGTTGCCGTCCACCTGCTCGCCGGGGAAGCCGGCGCCGATGGCCTTCTGCGCCAGGGTGGCGGCGCCGCACTGGATGCTGCGCGGCACCGAGATGGCCCACTGGTTGTTGTTGACCACGAAGACCATGGGCAGCTGCCAGGCGCCGGCGACGTTGAGGGCTTCGAGGAAGTCGCCCTTGCTGGTGGCGCCGTCGCCGCAGGTGGTGACGGCGACACGGTGCTGACCACGGATCTTGAACGCGGTGGCCACGCCGCAGGCGTGCAGGGCCTGGGTGGCGATGGGCACGCAGAGCGGGAAGTCCTGCGCCACCGCCGGGTCGGCATAGGCGCTGCCGCGTTCGTCGCCGCCCCAGTAGAGGAGGATTTCCTCCATGCGCACGCCGCGCATGAGCTGCACGGCGGTGTCGCGGTAGTAGGGCACCAGCACGTCCTCCTCGCGCATCAGGCTGCCGATGGCTACGCCGATCGCCTCCTGGCCGAGGGTCGGCGCGTAGGTGCCGATGCGGCCGGTGCGCTGCAGGGCCACGGCCTTCTGGTCGAACAGGCGGGTCAGGACCATCTGCCGATAGAGCCGGGTCAGCAGGTTGAAGTCGTCGGCCCAGGCGGGCAGCTCGCCGAGC from Pseudomonas tohonis includes:
- a CDS encoding PAS domain-containing protein; this translates as MTRLEVSPDGRILDANPRFLRITGYDLADLRGQSHRILLPPDESRAPAYEALWENLRNGQAWEGELHYRDSQGRDVWLRGGYCPLRDAEGRTQRILEYAIDLTEKKQVTANFEGQINALSRVMGKVEFALDGTILDANPRFLETVGYQLEELKGQHHRLLVDPDYAQSADYRAFWDTLRRGEYLAGEFCRVAKDGHEVWIQGSYNPVLDLDRKPCKIVKFATDITAQVEQNRRLKQAMEEAEEAARVREELHKSLQEMSTPVTPIWDGILLLPLVGIIDSMRTADVMNKSLTKIAETRARVFVLDIAGVATVDTGVANQLIKITKATQFMGCEAIISGVSPAIARTMVELGVSVGDIRTTATLRDAFEIALKRVGSAL
- a CDS encoding alpha-ketoacid dehydrogenase subunit beta — protein: MNKPVTLERRALLEAVNLALHRAMQEDENVVVLGEDVGVNGGVFRATLGLREAFGFKRVIDTPLAETMIAGLCVGMAAQGLKPVMEIQFLGFIYAAMEHLVSHASRMRNRTRGRLGCSMVLRSPMGAGIRAPEHHSESTEAIFAQIPGVRVVIPSSPARAYGLLLAAIDDPDPVVFLEPTRLYRMNPQPLVDDGQRLPLDSCFTLREGSDITLVSWGASVHETLQAAQRLEEQGISAEVIDVACIKPLDLDTLEASVRKTGRCVIVHEAPRSCGVGAEIAASLYERALLELQAPIQRVTAPDIPPPLYRLEPLYIPSPEDILAACERVLDYA
- a CDS encoding dihydrolipoamide acetyltransferase family protein, whose product is MKHFKLPDLGEGLQEAEIVEWHIKAGDSVHADQLVVSVETAKALVDIPAPQDGVVAKLFGREGDILHVGEPLLAYEGEDSDAGTVVGRLEGGGDARADVFFVGAAPSTREHLAPRATPAVRQLAQRLGVELAGLQGSGADGLVTRADVEAAAQSARDRFGGERLRGVRRSMAINMARSHAEVVPVTIYGDADLHRWALARDPLIRLGKAIAAACEAEPILNSWFDGRVLSIRRHDKLDLGIAVDTPDGLFVPVLRDVGGRSAEDLRAGMARLRADVQARSIPPQEMMGATLTLSNFGTLFGRYANPVVVPPQVAIIGAGGIRDEVVAWEGKPAVHPILPLSLTFDHRAVTGGEAARFLKALVVALEQP
- a CDS encoding anti-anti-sigma factor — encoded protein: MELESNDLGIADVADCIVVSMRPDLGDESMQRFTQVLSQRLLSGRQHAVVLDFSAVTLLDHHEFKEVRKVADVCRLLGANCLLVGLNPGIAAFLALADADPGPLRCFIDMDDALAHARSCKGAA
- the pdhA gene encoding pyruvate dehydrogenase (acetyl-transferring) E1 component subunit alpha, translated to MHNPRIDIPYTRHLDPEGRLLGELPAWADDFNLLTRLYRQMVLTRLFDQKAVALQRTGRIGTYAPTLGQEAIGVAIGSLMREEDVLVPYYRDTAVQLMRGVRMEEILLYWGGDERGSAYADPAVAQDFPLCVPIATQALHACGVATAFKIRGQHRVAVTTCGDGATSKGDFLEALNVAGAWQLPMVFVVNNNQWAISVPRSIQCGAATLAQKAIGAGFPGEQVDGNDMLAVYDRVRAALDRARHGKGPVLLECISYRLGDHTTADDATRYRSADEVKKAWQEEPIKRLQAYLAANAVWDEGREQALIAECQKEVQAAVERFESAGTQPVESVIDHVYASWPAPLAEQREMLLERAARREVNRHE